The Vigna radiata var. radiata cultivar VC1973A chromosome 6, Vradiata_ver6, whole genome shotgun sequence DNA segment GGGGGAAGATGCTGAAACACCTctcattcttggaagaccttttatgaagacAACCAAGGTTGTCATTCATGTGGATAAGGGAACTGTGCTATTGAAAGATCAAGATGATGAGGTAACTTTCAATGTCTTTGAAGCTAGGCAGCAAACTCAAGAAGAACAGACTAGTCCTAAAGCTAAGAGAGAAGTTCTATCAGTGACTAGCCTAATAGGGCAAGCTGCTCAAGTGGTCAACAATAGGGTTAATTGTTTCTCTCCAAAAGTGGAGGATGAGGATGGAGACAAAGAAGAGAAACTTGTTCATCAACACTCCATTGTGGAAAGTGatgaacccaaacctggcaaACCAGTGAAGCTCAAGAACAAGTTATGGGTTATCAAGGCGCTAAAGGCAAATGGGGTACTTGAAATTGAGGCTCCCTAATCAAGGAGAGtcaagttggtgacaagaaaagtgTTGAAATTctgttggtgtcatgaaaggaagaagcacaccaacatcaaaaatcaaatttgagcatcatggtgtcaagctaatgacgttaaacgagcgcttgctgggaggcaacccaattttctATCACTTctcttgtgtgtttttcttatttttttatgttttgattgtttgaagttGGTTTGATTGTCCTTAGTTCAAATTAGTTGTTTTAGTAATTGTGCTTTTGATTTGAAGTTTGTGTTACATTGGTGGAATGTGAGTGTTATGATGTCTTGTTGTGAATAGATTTAATTCAAGTTGTTTAATTGTATTCTGGTGTGCTGGTGCTTGTTTAAGCTTAGTTTGATGAGTGAGGCATGCTTTATGTGCTTTTGTTGTCAAAGAGTCAAAACTTGAGTTGGAGAGTTGGAAAGCTTGGAAGTGGACATTTGATTTGGACAAGTGTGTATAATGGAAACACAGTAATCTGGGTTGAATTGAGTGTTTAGAAGTGTCTAAAATCAAAAGTCAAAGTTGAGTTGGACCAAACTTGTGTTCTGTAGAATTCTGCAGAAATTCTGTAGAATTCGCGCCCCAACGCCCCTAtagggcgcccagcgccagtTTTCTCTGCCTCCTGATGTGGTCTGCTGCAAAGGTCACGCCCTAGCGCCTCCAAAAGGGCACCCAATGCCTCcaaaagggcgcccagcgcccctgCTCTGCTGCTTCCCAGTTAAAAGTCGCGCCCAAGCGCCCCCTAGGGGGCGCCCGGGCgtaaattatgcagaaaatcACTTCTGAGTTGGGCTTTTGTGCACAGAACTTGGCACATTTAACTTTTCCCCAATATTTAACCCTAGCGCCCCTTTCCCCTGCGCCACTTTCACACACTCTGACCCAGCTCCctcactctctttctctttcactttcactctctttcactttcactctctttcactttctctctctccaccATCAACAACTTACGCCACTCACCCATTACCCCACACTTTGTTGCCACTGCACACACACTTTGCTCCCCAAAAACTGCCAATCCCTATCACACCCTAACCCTCTCCACTGCAGCCTCCTCTCTCACACTCTCAGTTTTCACTATTCTCCCCCACTCACTCACGCTCCTCCATTTTCCCTTTCCCCCATAACCAACATTCTCCTTATTCCCAGTTTCACTCACCCTCACTCTTGTTCTCAACCCAAACCCGTCAACCCACACGACCCCCCTCCACTCTTCCCCCCTTCTAAAAACCCTAACCCCACTCACGGCCCAAACCCATTCTCTCGTTTAATTACTCTTCTAGCCACTACAACGTTGCTGCCAACTCACTTGTTCAAGTccccaatttcattttccaaTCATCTCCAACTCAAGTAGGCtgacaaattttctttttcatttacaattttggatttatttttggTGTTTCTTGTTTTGAAATCTGCTTGTTGGCCTGGGCTGAATATTGAAAGCTTTTTGCTCATATTGTTGGGTGTTTTGGGCGAATATTACTGCTGTAAATGAGGGAGGCAGCTAAGCCAAACTTTGCTGaaatttttctgcataattcgCGCCCAGGCGCCCCTAGATGGCGCCCCGGTGCCACCTGCCACTGCCAGCCACTGCAATTGCCTCCTTTCCTGCATAGTTCGCGCCTAGCGCCTCctgaagggcgcccaggcgtccCATGCACTCACAACACTCTTCTTCCATCAATTTTATGCTTTGTTTTCGATTTATTTTGTTCTTGCATGTCTTGTTTGTTTGTCTTTGTTGTGTTCCCACTATGTTGTGCATTGTTAAGCCTTGGTTGTGCCTCAAGTTGAATGTTTGTTACTAATGGTGGCTTTCTTGAATGCTAACATGGTAAACCATTTGTTTCAAACTTGTCCACAGGAATGGCTTCATCCTCGAACCCCAAGAGAGTTAAGACTATCGGCCACAAGAATGACAAGGGCTTGAAGAAGAAGGGCCGCTATTTTAGCCACCACTTCCTCTCCTAGAAGCATGAGGCTCATTTCCAGGTGGTTCAAAACCGCCGCCTATCGATGGAGAGGAAATTTGAGCTAATTAGTCTGGATGCACCTGTGTTTCGTGCTGAGCTAGAAAGGAGGAACTGGCTGCGTCTCCTCAGCTTTCCTGAGCCTGCGAGCATTGCTCTTGTTGAGTAATTTTATGCAAATGCTCGCCACTTTCTGATGCGGAGGAACCGTTGCTTAGCTATGTCAGGGGCAGAAGGATACCTTTTGATGCTGCCACAATCAACACCTTCTTCAACACCCAGTGGCCTGAGCACCTTGCATCTTGTGAGTTCACCGCTGCTCGTGAGGAGGAGTTTAAGGATGTTGACATTGAGGATGTGGAGTGTGTCCTGTGCGTTCCAGATGGCAGCTTTCAGAGAAATAGTCAAGGCAAGCCTCTTTATGTCCGCTGCTCTCTCCTCACCCCGGTGCACAAATATTGGATGGCTCTCCTGCATGCCAACATCACTCCATGCTCCCATGTTTCGGATCTCCTCTTTAGTAAAGCCATTCTTCTGTACTTCATCATCCAGGGTCGCCAGATCAGTCTGGGCCAGATCATAGCTAGAGAAATTTTCGAGTGTGCTCAATCTGCGAATTCGAAGGCTCCCCTTGGGCACCCTTCCCTCATCACTTACTTGTGTGAGCTGGCGGGTGTTGACACGTTAGAAGCACCCTTAGAGCCTCCACGCAAGATGATTGACCTTGCTTATTATAGGCAGTATTGCCTACTTGATGAGGAGGGCCTTCCCATTCCTGCCCCTCAGCCTCTTCGACTTCACAGGCGCTGCAGGCAGGCCCCCCAGGCTCCCCCTCAGCAGCCTCTTGGGCCTGACCCGCCTGTTCAGCCTGACTACCCTGCCTCTCACGATTCATTCATGATGATGGAGATGAGGCATAAGATACAGAGGATGGAGGCGAAGATGGAGACCCTTCACCAGATCAGTCGTGCCAAGGACGCGAAGATGGAGGCCATCAACATTAGAGGCGTATGTAGCTTGGCCTGGGGACCAAGCTCCCACTGCTGGAGGAGGTGGCTCATCTTCTAGAGCTCAGGCCATGGAGGAGGATGGCTCTGAGGAGGAGGACTCGGATGCTGGCACTGAGATTATTGAGGATGATGAGGACTCCGAGGAGGGCGCCACTAAGGTGGAGGATGTTGATTTAATGAGGATGACGAGGATCAGGATGATGACTGAAGCTTATGGATCAGGCTCAGTCACTGCACTGCATATTGTggatacttttatttttctgtcatgtttttaatttcagttttattttaaaattctagtttagtttctatttttagtgTTTGAACTTGGCTTGATGGTTAGTTTGATGACATTGTTTTGATATCAAGTACTCTTTGTGATTGTGAAAATTCTTGTGTGCTTGCTCGATTTGTGTGATTTCTATGAGATGATAGGATTGAGATGTAAAGATTTGATTGTGGTTGCTCATGATTTTTTGAGATTATGCTAGGATTTTCTTGTGGTCAATATACAAGGAATagtgtttgaaaacaaaaatgtgaaacCTTAAGAAACCTAGTGAGATGTTGTGCCTCAGAATTTTTGTTGAATGATATCACTTTGGAATCTCAATTGATTTTGCCTGATTGTCTCTATGTGAATCATTTACTTGCctgtttcatatgatcaaggccatcttgttCTTCTATCTTGTCTAAGTTTTGAACCCAAGAGCTGTTGTAACCCTGTGAATCTAGAAGAAACATTGATACCATTCTTGAACCTTTAGAccaatattgaaaattttgacctccttaccttgagttaagtagAGCATtcattttgatataagaaaatggtttaagtttggggtggttgaggttacaaaaagaaaatgacaagaaaagcaaaaagaaaaatgtgaagaaaaagaagaaaaaggaacaagatcaagaaaaagaatcaataGATGAAAAGTTGGAAAGAGAATTGAAAATTGGTTGTAATTGCTTGAAGTTAAGAAGAGTATTATGTTGAATTGCTGATTTGAATGCTCTCTTAGCTAAAGGTGTTTTGtatctagaaaaaccaaaattctttcttagcccaaccaaaatacaagccttgaaagtccttgtgatgcaaACTTGCAGATGAATTTATTCATTGTGGtagaaatgaaaggcaaagttgaaTTGTGTTACCTTGTGTTGCTAAGAGTGAGAAACACACATCCTTATACACCAGTGTCCTTGAGAGAAACAATTTCCTTGGTGAGGAAAGGGTTCATGTTAGTGTTGAGAACACTTTTGCCATGCTTGTTGATCCCTTTTAAAACCTGACATATTTCTTGTGATTCTTGTTCTGTGAGCACCATGGTTGCAATTTTCTCTATCAAAGATTCATCTTCTCAAAGTTGATTTTACCATGATGAGCAAGTTTGATAGGATCCTATCTGTCTTGAGTGTTGATTCATTGGAATTGAACTGTCTGTCCAAGCCTTATTCTCcctttttgcttgaggacaagcaaagtttcaagtttggggttattgataacggtaatttttaccattatctatggtgcaattttcttgccaaatcaacactcccGAAGCTTGAAACACGCTTAATCCTctttttaatctaactttgtAAATAAATTCAGCTTAGGTTATACACActagttttcatcactaattcctcaaattttgtaggaactttgtttGCTTTAGAAGGGCATTTAAGCTATTgaaagtggagaaccaaggaaaagccagaagatgaagatttgaagatgtTTCTCTGCATAAGTGGCGTCGAGGCGCCCTTAAAGGGTGCCCCGCGCACTTCAACTCGCAGTTTTGCCCATTTGACCACGCCCAGGCACCCTTGAAGGGCGCCCATTGCCCTTCAGCTAGCTGTTTTCCCTGATTTGTCACGCCTGGGCGCACCCCAGAGGGCGCTGGGGGCCCCTGGATTCGTTGTTGGAGCTTAATTCATGGCGCTTGGGCGCCCCAGAAAAGGGCGTTGGGCGCGACTTTTTGCTGagttggcaccctagacctataaaaggcacacaaTTTTCGAGGGTTGCAACTTCTAGGCAGCTGAAGCTCTAAAGCATCGTTTTGGACCTCTTGGAGCAAGTTTTGGGCTGTGGGAACtcacccttcttcttcctttggtctccttctaccccattttcttccattgtaagcccaagctctccatgactatggagagctaagttcttttatgttggggaatgatgtaaactatacaaaccttttgtaaatgcacttgttctaAATGAANNNNNNNNNNNNNNNNNNNNNNNNNNNNNNNNNNNNNNNNNNNNNNNNNNNNNNNNNNNNNNNNNNNNNNNNNNNNNNNNNNNNNNNNNNNNNNNNNNNNNNNNNNNNNNNNNNNNNNNNNNNNNNNNNNNNNNNNNNNNNNNNNNNNNNNNNNNNNNNNNNNNNNNNNNNNNNNNNNNNNNNNNNNNNNNNNNNNNNNNNNNNNNNNNNNNNNNNNNNNNNNNNNNNNNNNNNNNNNNNNNNNNNNNNNNNNNNNNNNNNNNNNNNNNNNNNNNNNNNNNNNNNNNNNNNNNNNNNNNNNNNNNNNNNNNNNNNNNNNNNNNNNNNNNNNNNNNNNNNNNNNNNNNNNNNNNNNNNNNNNNNNNNNNNNNNNNNNNNNNNNNNNNNNNNNNNNNNNNNNNNNNNNNNNNNNNNNNNNNNNNNNNNNNNNNNNNNNNNNNNNNNNNNNNNNNNNNNNNNNNNNNNNNNNNNNNNNNNNNNNNNNNNNNNNNNNNNNNNNNNNNNNCATgcattacttttactttcattgcacaatttcaaactaaaatggaatcattctttagcttaaattagttagcAATTATACGATTGTAAAGTAGTgaccgagtctcttgggaaacgatattcggtcttaccagtttactacttgagcgatttggtacacttgccaatgttTCAACAATATGCTGACTTTGAATCAAGGAGTAGATTGTTGAAATTTTGTGACTCAAACAATATGTGgtaaaaagaatcaaataagttaagtaaaaatatattcttattctatttttaacaagattttattatttaattaattagtttaataaatatttttcaaaatcaattataaattctaaattctGTAGTAGAAATATATGCTCAgtaaaattttctataaaaatctTTTGTCTCTTATTCATTAAAACCCTACAAATCCCATTAATGTTCAACCTCAACCTTATTAGGTGCAAGGCAGTATTGCTGAGTGTTGTAAATTGTTCAAAgttgttggaacaattttccaatCACTTaggaaacaagatgaacaacaatgtagacttgatataatCTTCTAGGCGTGAGTACACactttcctaaaagcaatatttcgtcccttataagagtgtaggggatcacgaaatccgcttttgagatacaaagaagaacaacaacgatgatactcactcttagtattaccgtttaaacaagaatatgattctcaagaattgatttgtgtgttaagagaatgactGAATCAAATTCCAGTAGAGCACAggatccctttatatagatgttgatcaggcatcaatccaagagataccagattctgattagttacatttcttcatgaaatattgtaagttttcatgaataacaactcttcatgaataattgtaattcttcatgaatggtaactcttcatgaatgctTGTAACTTTTCACGAATGATAACTCCTCattaataattgtaactcttcatgaatggtaacttttcatgaataattgtaactcttcaagAATCTAAAAGttgtctctaatactcttaaattccaacaaaAGTCTTGTATCAACCAGTGCAATTTGTTGCGCATAAAAGGGCTCGAAGTTGCCAAGGCAAGGGTAGAGTTAAGCATAAGTGTAAAGTTCCCTGAAATGAAACTCCCCATTGAGAATGGATCCCCTAAACACACGATTGAAGAGTCTTTTTTTCATTAGGAAAGAGTATCCTCGCAGCTATGATCATAGCTTTTATGAGCCTCTCAATCCTCTCCGACTTGTTAATTTCTTCCCCGTTGAGCTCTTCATCTTGCAACCCTAATGCCCAGAGACTTTCTTTCAGATACTCCCTCCGCCAATTACTGTACACGTTCAAGCATTCCTCCTCAAATCCATCTGACACCATCTTCTCTACACTTTCACAAAGCTTGCTGATCATTCCTGANGACAATGAATCCACCACCATGTTGTCGTCGCCATGCAATTCTGGCACTGAACTCTGCTCCTCACTAAGAACACTAGCTTTAAGGTATTTGTCTACATGCATGGAAATTGCTCTGATAACGCTCCNATTCTCCTTCTTAAGAGCCTCTATACAACCCATGAAGCATTCCTTANTACTATAAATGTTTTCTGGAGGAGCACCACCAGCACCACCCTCTTGAGGTGAAACTACTGGAGAACCACTCTGCCTTGTTCCTCTTGAAGGCCAGACCATATCAATGACAGGGTGTGGTTGTGAACTAGCCATAATTATTTGGGTTGAATCCACTTGAGTAACACTATTACTGGTTCCTTGTGGTTGTGAANGAGAACCAATTTCAAGCACTACATGATCTTGGTGTTGAAGTCCATGATACCGACTTCTTGGTTGAAGATCCAAATTGGAACGAAGAAGGATGAGGGAATAACTGAAAGCTCCTCCAACAGTGCCTAACCACGGTTTTATTTTCATGAGTTGTACGGTCAGAAGTCCACAAAAGAAATACAGGAGATCAACCTCAAATCCTGACTGACTCAGCCTAGACAAGCCTAGAGACATGATAGCAAAAGCAACACAAGAAAGCATTCTGCTTTCTGTAGGCATCTGCTTTCTGTTTCAGATCTTTATCAAGGAAAAAGGAGTATACAGAAGTGAtaagcaaaacagaaaatactGTGTGAGCTTCCAAACAGCGAGAGTTGGAGTATTCCCATGTCTTTTCAAACAAGGTGGAAAGGGAGATTAAAGAAGTAACTTCCACCAGGTCCAATTtccaaataaattattgaaagagGAGCTCAAAGCATAACAGACAAGTCCAACAATAGATGAAGCAAAACATACAGATCTCTATACCTTTGGCTGATGTAGCCAACTCCTAATTTTGATGAGCATGAGCACTGTGTTGTTTNTTAAGCAAGGTTTGCTGTCAAGAACAAAaccacttttcttttcttttggatGAGAAGTTTGAtccctttgttttattttattttatttttctttgtagaAATATAAAAGGAAGGTAGTGGGAAAGTTCCGTAAGTCTTCTACGTGTTGACGTAAAACTGGGTAGTTCTTTTGTAAGCAATGCTAGTTGAAATATTCTCCTGATGCCatcagaaaaacaataaaatactgaaaatgcatcaaacacaaattcaattaattcgaTATATCAATAATCACCTGCGAGAAGATTTCCTGTTATTGTTAAACGTGTCAAATAATTTAGGCTGTgcaaatataaatcatataaataaaaaccgAAGAGTATAACTTNGATGGGGATTTAAGCTATGTAAATATAAAACAGAGAAGTAAAATAATNATGTAGTTTTAAGCATAAATGTATACTGTTAGTGTTCGCTCGAGATAACGATGaaacatgatttttaattatatataggtTCCTAACAATGACAATAAGAAATATAAGACTGAAAAAAACACCTTTATTAAAACAGATATACATTACGGATTGTTAAGAAAGTTACAGTGAACAACTTTAAACGTTGAAGACTTCTCGATAGTTTAAACTTCNCTTAAATGTTCAAAATTAGTACATATATATTCcaacaacacaaaaataaaaattttgtattataaatcaTCGCTTGGGTGTCTGTTACTTGTGTTTCAG contains these protein-coding regions:
- the LOC106763390 gene encoding uncharacterized protein LOC106763390; the protein is MPTESRMLSCVAFAIMSLGLSRLSQSGFEVDLLYFFCGLLTVQLMKIKPWLGTVGGAFSYSLILLRSNLDLQPRSRYHGLQHQDHVVLEIGSXSQPQGTSNSVTQVDSTQIIMASSQPHPVIDMVWPSRGTRQSGSPVVSPQEGGAGGAPPENIYSXKECFMGCIEALKKENXSVIRAISMHVDKYLKASVLSEEQSSVPELHGDDNMVVDSLSSGMISKLCESVEKMVSDGFEEECLNVYSNWRREYLKESLWALGLQDEELNGEEINKSERIERLIKAMIIAARILFPNEKKTLQSCV